The genomic window GCGAATCGCTGGCCGAGCGCCTCAAGCGCGGTTCGCTGAACGTGTCCGAAGCGTTGCCGGTGGGGCTCGGGATCCTGGCGGCTCTGTCGGCTCTCCATGCGCGCGGCATCGTGCACCGCGACCTCAAGCCCTCGAACGTCTTTCTCACCCCTCACGGGGTGAAGCTGCTCGACTTCGGTCTGGCGCGACCGACGGATTCCGAAGGCGCGCGGCCTCTAGGCACCATGATCGACCTGACGAGCCCGGGGATGATGATGGGCACCCCGCGCTACATGTCGCCCGAGCAGATCACCGGCGAGCCCATGGACGCGCGCAGCGACCTCTTCGCGACCGGCGCGATCCTGTTCGAGTCGCTGTCGGGACGTCCCGCATTCAGCGGCCGCAGCGTGGTGGAGATCATGCACGCCACCCTCCACGAGCAGCCACCCGCACTGACCGGTTCTCCGGCCGTGGCCGCCGTGGATCGCGTGATCCGCCGTGCCATGGCCAAACGTCCCGCCGACCGCCCGTCGTCGGCAGACGCCATGGCCGACGAGCTGCGCGCCGTGCGCGTGGCGTATGGCGACGAGACCCCGGCCATGGCGCGCGCGCTCACCCGGCTGGTCGTGCTGCCGTTCCGCGTGCTGCGTCCGGATCCGGAGACCGACTTCCTGGCCTTCAGTCTCCCGGATGCGATCTCCAGCTCGCTCTCCGCCTTCAGCTCGCTGGTGCTGCGCTCGAGCGCGTCCGCGACACGATTCCAAAAGGAGACCCCGGACCTCAAGGCGCTGGCCGCCGAAGCGGACGTCGACCGCGTCGTCATGGGCACGCTGCTGCGCTCGGGCGATCAGGTGCAGGCGACGGCCCAGCTCGTCGAAGCGCCCGGAGGCACGCTGCTCAGCTCGCACACGGTGCTGGCATCGCTGGGCGACCTCTTCAAGCTGCAGGACGACATCGCTCGCCGCGTGGTGGAAGCGCTCTCGCTGCCGCTCACGGGCGCCCCGTCACCGACGCCCGATCGCCCGCACGACGCCAGCGCCTATGCCCTCTACCTTCGCGCCAACGAGCTGGCGCTGCGCTACGAGCACATTCCCGAGGCGCGCGAGCTCTATCTGCGCTGCGTGGAGATGGACCCCCGGTTCGCTCCAGCCTGGGCCCAGCTCGGACGGTGTCACCGCGTGATCGCGAAGTACATCGATCCCGCGATCGCCTCGCAGGCTGAAGCGGAAAAGGCGCTCGCTCGCGCGCTCGAGCTGAACCCGCGCCTGGCGGTGGCCCACAAGTACTATGCGGCGCTGGAAGCCGACATGGGGCAGTCCCCCCGCGCGCTCACCCGGCTTCTCGGCGAGGCCAGCCGCCACGGCAATGATCCCGAGCTGTTTGCCGGTCTGGTTCATGCCTGCCGCTATGCGGGTCTTTTCGAGCAGTCGATCGCCGCGCATCATGAGGCACGCAGGCTCGATCCCAACATTCCGACCAGCGTCGATCAGACCATCCAGCTGACGCCCGAGTTCGCCCGTTCGCTCGAAGAAGACCCGACTCCACCCGAAGGTGGCGCGGACGCGGTCATCCGTGTCATCAAGCTGGGCCTCGCTGGCCGCCGCGAGGAAGCGCGCCGCGACCTGCTGGCCGTCCCGCACATCGCGCGGATTCCGGTCTTCAAGCCGTGGACCGAGTTCCTCCTCGCGTGGCTCGAGCGGCGCACCGACGACATGGTCAGGATCCGCGGCACGCTCCACGCGGTCGGGATCCTGGACGACCCGGAGGCGATGTTCCAGGAAGGATGGCTCTTCTGCGACGCCGGCGATGCGAGAGCCGGGCTTGCGCTGATCGGCAGCGCGATCGGCAAGGGCTACTTCGCCGCTCCGACCTTGTCGTGGTCGAAGGCCTTCGACCCGCTGCGCTCCGACCCTACATTCCGGCAGCTGCTCGCGGACGCCGAAGCGGGGCGCGATCGCGCGCTGGCGACCTTCCGTGAAGCGGGAGGCGAGCGCCTGCTCGGCCTCGATCTGGTGAGCGTCTAGACACCGAACTGCCGCAGGTGGTGGTCGACGTGGAGATAGCCCCAGCGCAACCACTCCTTCCCGGACATCGGACCGAAGATCGGATGCGCGCGGACGGCGCCGCTCGCCACGGCTGCCGTGAAGCTCTCCAGCAGCGTTCCGACCTGCAGGACATCCGCCGCGAAATCGACCGGGCGCGTTCCGTGCTGGTGTTGATCGAGCTCGGGCCTCGTGGGGTATCCCTGCGGCCAGGGCAACGGCGAATAGACCGCCGCCCACTTGACCACGGTTCGATTGAACAGGGTGATGCCCGTGCTGACCTGCATCTGTCCCATGATGGCGCGCATCGCGTCGGCGAGGTGGCAGATCATCTGGTGGGCGTCCATGCGCCCCCATTGGCGGGGCGTGTCGGGGCGCAGCAGACCCAGCCTGCGCATCAGATCGGCCCGGTCATCGGGATGATCGAGTGTCTTCCATCTCCGCATGCCGGGACACTAGCATCGCTTGTGAGCCGGCCTCATCCGAGGTCGCGAGCCAGCAGCGTCCCCAGCATCCCGACTCGCCCCGTTCCCCTCGCCTGCCCGGGAAGGATGCGCACGTCGCCCGATCCGCTGTCGATCTTCACACGCCCGTGGCCATCACCGATCTTGCCGCGGACGCGGTCGCGGTCGATCTCGAAGGCCTCGTGCTTCACATCGAGATCGATGTCGCCGCTCGAGGCTTCGATCTCGAACTCGGCGCCGAAGTTCGCGGGGACCCTCAAGGTGAACGAGCCGGAGCCCGTATCCGCCCATATCTCCCGCGCGTCGTCGGTGAGGTCGAGATCGACCGATCCGCTGCCGGTATCGAGGTGGATGCGCTGGGCCGACACCGCCTGCAGCGTGACGTCGCCCGAGCCGGTGTCGGCGTTGAGCGCGTCCACATCCACGCGCGTGGCCCGCACGTCGCCCGATCCCGTATCGAGCATCAGCTCCCCGCCTCGCACGCCGCTGATCGTGACCTGGCCCGAACCGGTGTCCACCGAGAGATCTCCCTGGACGTTGCTGACCGTGACCTCGCCCGATCCCGTATCGAGCGAGATGTCGCCGCGAACATCGTGGACATCGAGCGGGCCGATGCCGTGACGCACGACCAGGTCTCCGTCGACGTTCTGCACGCGAGCGCGTCCGGCCACGTGGTGGACGATCACCTTCTTTCCCTGGGGCACCAGGATGCGCAGGTCGGCCCAGGCTTCGGCGCCGGATCCCGTGCCGCTCACCGTGGTCGTGCGCCGGCCGAAGAGCTCGAAGTCATCCCTGAAGATCCCGTTCTCGTCGATGCTCTGGGTGCGGTTCCAACGCCCGGGAAGCTTGGGATAGACGATGCGCCGCGCGGGATAGGCCACGGAGAGCGTGGTGATGCCGAGCCGCTCTTCGGTCTTCACCGACAGCGCGCCGGCGTCCTTGCCGCCGCGGACGATTTCCACGATGACCGCGGGACCCGTCCCTGGCTCGACGCGCAGCTCGCCCGCCACGTTGTGGATGGCCACCTGCTGGCCACTCAAGGTGTAGCGGTCACGCTGCTGCGCCGAGGGGTTGCTCGTCGCCAAGGCCACGGCGAGCACCAGAATACCGGCGGCCTGGGTGGCTTTGCCGGTGCGATGGCCGTGGGACCTCTTCATCGGATCCTCCCGCCGAACGAGAAACTCGTGCGGGGCGCGGTGGTTCTTGCGCCCTCTTGGAACGGTCAGACAGCGCCCGGCCCCCAAGGGTTGAAAGGGGAATGTCAGATGGGTCCCCCGGCGGGATGTCCTACGTCCCTCCCTGCTCCAAGGTTGCCGGGGCGGTTCGAAACTTCGGCATCCGAAGTACGGATTCCGCCGTAGAATGGGGCGCTCCAGCTTGGCCTTTGGCGCGCGGATCGCGGCCCCCGCCACCGTTCCCGAAGCGTCTGGATTCCAACCCTTTCCCCCGGCTGGCCGTCCAACGGGGCACGAAACGAGAGACGGGTCTCCGGGGAGAGAATGCTGCAGACCGACCCAATGGCCTCGCCCGCGGGTGTGGAGGCAACGGATGCGATGCTGGCAGCGGCCGGAGACGGTCGAGCCTTCGAACGGCTCTACCGGCTGCACGTCGCTCGGATCCACAGTCTGGCCCGGCGCATGGCCGGGAACGAGGACGCGAACGAGCTGACACAGGAGATCTTCGTGCGAGCCTGGACCAAGCTGAGCACCTTTCGAGGGGAAAGCGCCTTCGGCACCTGGCTCTACCGCCTGGGCGTGAATCTCATCCTCTCGCACCGCCAGTCGCGGTCGGTCCAGCGCCAGCGCATCGACGCGGGTCAGGAGATGGAGACGCTTCCCGCACGACCCGTCTCCACCGATCAGCGAGTGGATTTCGAAGGGGCGATCGCCAAGCTTCCGAAGGGAGCGCGGCAGATTCTGGTCCTGCACGACATCGAAGGCTACCGACACGAGGAGATCGCCCGGATGATGAAGATCACGTCCGGAACCTCCAAAGCCCAACTGCACCGCGCGCGCATGCTGATGCGCGCCGCGCTGAAAGCCTGAGCCATGAGCGACCGCTGGACCGAGCGCCTTTCCGAATACGTCGACGGGGATCTCAACGACCGCGATCGCGCGGCGCTCGAGGCCCATCTGCGCGGTTGCGCGACGTGCCGCGAAACCGTCGAGGAGCTGCGCGAGCTGGTGAGCCAGGCGCGAGCGCTCGAGCCGAGCGAGCCGGTCATCGATCTGTGGCCGCAGATCGCCGCTCGCATCGAAGCCGGCGCACGGCCGGCCTCGATGCGGAAGCCCGTGTCGTGGTGGGGATGGCGCCTGTCGCTGTCCCTGCCGCAGGCGAGCCTTGCCGCGCTGGGGCTGGTGGCGATCACGGCCGCCACGATGTGGTGGACGGTGGGACAGGCGCCGCGGCTTGTCACCCGCGGGCCATCGGTGTCCGGCGACCGAACCTCGACGGTCGGCGCCGGCCCGGCGGCGCCTTCCCCCGTCGCCTCCAATCAGGAGCCGGTGCAGTCTCCGGCTCCCGCGATCACGAACGCCGACGAAGCGTTCGCGGCGGCCTTCTACAATCCGCAGTACGACGCCACCATCGCGGAGCTGCAGCAGGTGCTCGAGCAGGAGCGCTCGCGGCTCGATCCCAAGACCGTGCAGGTGGTGGAGAAGAACCTGAGAATCATCGACCGGGCGGTCGCGGACGCGCGGCGCGCGGTCATGGCCGATCCTTCGAGCGTCTACCTCCGGGAGCACCTGGCCCGGGTGATGATGCAGAAAGTGACTCTCCTGCGGCAGGCGACCCAGTACGCCATCGCTCAGGGATGATGGAGAACGACGCCCCATGACTCACGCCGTCACCGCGCTCCTCTTCACCGTCCTCGCCGCCACCGGCGGCGTCGACACCACCTTCTCGGTCCGCAAAGGCACGCGGCTCGAGGTGGACAACTTCGCGGGCGACATCAAGGTGCGCGCGTGGTCGAAGGACGCGCTGCGCATCGAGGCCAGCCATTCCCGGCGAACTCGAGTCGACATCGACCGGTCGCAATCGGTCATCCGCCTGACCGCGGTCGGGCGGATGATGCCGGGGAGCGTCGACTACATGCTCACCGTGCCGACCTGGATGCCACTCGATCTGCACGGGATGTCCGCCGAGATCGACGTCGACGGCACCCGCGCGGCGGTCACCGCCAAGAGCATCAACGGCGACGTCCGCGTCAAGGGTGGCAGCGATGTCACGGCCTCCTCGCTGCAGGGCGAAGTGCGGGTCGAGGAGGCGAAGGGCCGGGTCGAGGTGAGCTCCACCAACTCGGGCGTCAAGCTGCGCCGGATCGACGGCGACGTCCAGGCGGAATCGATGAACGGCATGATCCTGCTCGACAAGGTGTCTGCCAAGTCTCTCGAGGCCACGACGGTGAACGGCTCGATCGTCTTCGTAGGGCCCCTCGTGTCGGGCGGGCAATACAACCTGTCCACCCACAACGGCACGGTGCTCGTGGGCCTGCCGGAGAAACCCAATGTCGCCGTCAGCGTATCCACCTTCAGCGGCGACTTCTCTTCGGACTTCCCTCTGGAGATCGAGGGCGGGCGCCGCTCCGGCAAGCGCTTCAACTTCATACTCGGAGACGGAAGGGCCAAGCTCGAGCTGGAATCCTTCCAGGGCGGGGTGCGCCTGGCGCGGATGAGCGCGCTGCTCGCGCGTCTGCCACGGCTCGAGGCCGCGAACGACGCCGATGACGAGGAAGACGAGATCGACTGGGAGCACGACCAGGACCACACGCCGAAACCCAAGTCCAAGAGCAAGAACAAGGAGTGAACGATGGGAACCCTGAGCGAACTCCTTCGCAACAAGGCCGCCCGGCTCGCTGGCTCGGTCGCCCTTGGCCTCGGCCTCATCACCCTCGGCCTCACGGCGATCGGTCTTCTCGGGCTGGCGCTTCCCGCCGGCGCCGGGAAGGACGATGACTGGGACGAGGACTGGTCGAGCAAGCCGCGCGTCCAGGGCACGCCCTTCCACTGGACCGGCCGGCTCGCCGCGGGCAAGACCCTCGAGGTCCACGGGATCAACGGCGGCATCGAGGCCACGCTGTCCAAGGGCAACGAGGCGCGCGTGGACGCGGAGAAGTCGGGCCGCAAGAGCGACCCGGACGAGGTCAAAGTCGAGGCCACCGAGACGCCCGACGGAATTCTGATCTGCGCCCGCTATCCCCGGCCGGATGGCACGCTCAACGATTGCCAGTCGGATCGCGGGCATCAGGTCCGGGACAACGACGTTCGGGT from Candidatus Eisenbacteria bacterium includes these protein-coding regions:
- a CDS encoding DUF4097 family beta strand repeat-containing protein is translated as MKRSHGHRTGKATQAAGILVLAVALATSNPSAQQRDRYTLSGQQVAIHNVAGELRVEPGTGPAVIVEIVRGGKDAGALSVKTEERLGITTLSVAYPARRIVYPKLPGRWNRTQSIDENGIFRDDFELFGRRTTTVSGTGSGAEAWADLRILVPQGKKVIVHHVAGRARVQNVDGDLVVRHGIGPLDVHDVRGDISLDTGSGEVTVSNVQGDLSVDTGSGQVTISGVRGGELMLDTGSGDVRATRVDVDALNADTGSGDVTLQAVSAQRIHLDTGSGSVDLDLTDDAREIWADTGSGSFTLRVPANFGAEFEIEASSGDIDLDVKHEAFEIDRDRVRGKIGDGHGRVKIDSGSGDVRILPGQARGTGRVGMLGTLLARDLG
- a CDS encoding zf-HC2 domain-containing protein, which codes for MSDRWTERLSEYVDGDLNDRDRAALEAHLRGCATCRETVEELRELVSQARALEPSEPVIDLWPQIAARIEAGARPASMRKPVSWWGWRLSLSLPQASLAALGLVAITAATMWWTVGQAPRLVTRGPSVSGDRTSTVGAGPAAPSPVASNQEPVQSPAPAITNADEAFAAAFYNPQYDATIAELQQVLEQERSRLDPKTVQVVEKNLRIIDRAVADARRAVMADPSSVYLREHLARVMMQKVTLLRQATQYAIAQG
- a CDS encoding DUF4097 family beta strand repeat-containing protein — protein: MTHAVTALLFTVLAATGGVDTTFSVRKGTRLEVDNFAGDIKVRAWSKDALRIEASHSRRTRVDIDRSQSVIRLTAVGRMMPGSVDYMLTVPTWMPLDLHGMSAEIDVDGTRAAVTAKSINGDVRVKGGSDVTASSLQGEVRVEEAKGRVEVSSTNSGVKLRRIDGDVQAESMNGMILLDKVSAKSLEATTVNGSIVFVGPLVSGGQYNLSTHNGTVLVGLPEKPNVAVSVSTFSGDFSSDFPLEIEGGRRSGKRFNFILGDGRAKLELESFQGGVRLARMSALLARLPRLEAANDADDEEDEIDWEHDQDHTPKPKSKSKNKE
- a CDS encoding protein kinase; translation: ITGTLGQGGMGIVYSARDERLGREVALKTMTSLAGDETARKRFWREARAAASVNHPNICQLYEIGEENGELFIAMELLEGESLAERLKRGSLNVSEALPVGLGILAALSALHARGIVHRDLKPSNVFLTPHGVKLLDFGLARPTDSEGARPLGTMIDLTSPGMMMGTPRYMSPEQITGEPMDARSDLFATGAILFESLSGRPAFSGRSVVEIMHATLHEQPPALTGSPAVAAVDRVIRRAMAKRPADRPSSADAMADELRAVRVAYGDETPAMARALTRLVVLPFRVLRPDPETDFLAFSLPDAISSSLSAFSSLVLRSSASATRFQKETPDLKALAAEADVDRVVMGTLLRSGDQVQATAQLVEAPGGTLLSSHTVLASLGDLFKLQDDIARRVVEALSLPLTGAPSPTPDRPHDASAYALYLRANELALRYEHIPEARELYLRCVEMDPRFAPAWAQLGRCHRVIAKYIDPAIASQAEAEKALARALELNPRLAVAHKYYAALEADMGQSPRALTRLLGEASRHGNDPELFAGLVHACRYAGLFEQSIAAHHEARRLDPNIPTSVDQTIQLTPEFARSLEEDPTPPEGGADAVIRVIKLGLAGRREEARRDLLAVPHIARIPVFKPWTEFLLAWLERRTDDMVRIRGTLHAVGILDDPEAMFQEGWLFCDAGDARAGLALIGSAIGKGYFAAPTLSWSKAFDPLRSDPTFRQLLADAEAGRDRALATFREAGGERLLGLDLVSV
- a CDS encoding DUF1569 domain-containing protein, with product MRRWKTLDHPDDRADLMRRLGLLRPDTPRQWGRMDAHQMICHLADAMRAIMGQMQVSTGITLFNRTVVKWAAVYSPLPWPQGYPTRPELDQHQHGTRPVDFAADVLQVGTLLESFTAAVASGAVRAHPIFGPMSGKEWLRWGYLHVDHHLRQFGV
- a CDS encoding sigma-70 family RNA polymerase sigma factor, yielding MLAAAGDGRAFERLYRLHVARIHSLARRMAGNEDANELTQEIFVRAWTKLSTFRGESAFGTWLYRLGVNLILSHRQSRSVQRQRIDAGQEMETLPARPVSTDQRVDFEGAIAKLPKGARQILVLHDIEGYRHEEIARMMKITSGTSKAQLHRARMLMRAALKA